A window of the Sandaracinaceae bacterium genome harbors these coding sequences:
- a CDS encoding MBL fold metallo-hydrolase, whose amino-acid sequence MKTLHQPTMFSWSCFDEARNIDFHGYAIVRAEGVVLVDPMPMSAHDLAHLAALGPVAAVVVTNSDHTRAAQELAARTNAPLVGPRAEAETFPIRCERFIGEGDEVVPGMVAMELHGSKTPGELALLVDGTTLITGDLIRAHRAGALTLLPDAKLVDRARAIESVRRLAALDTIEAVLVGDGWPVFRDGHRALSELARSLTNPS is encoded by the coding sequence ATGAAGACCCTGCATCAACCCACCATGTTCTCGTGGTCGTGTTTCGACGAAGCGCGCAACATCGACTTCCACGGGTACGCCATCGTCCGCGCCGAAGGGGTGGTCCTCGTCGACCCCATGCCGATGTCCGCCCACGACCTCGCGCACCTCGCTGCTCTCGGCCCTGTGGCTGCGGTGGTCGTGACCAACAGCGATCACACGCGCGCGGCGCAAGAGCTCGCGGCCCGCACGAACGCGCCGCTGGTGGGTCCGCGCGCGGAGGCCGAGACCTTCCCCATTCGGTGCGAGCGCTTCATCGGCGAGGGGGACGAGGTGGTCCCCGGCATGGTCGCCATGGAGCTGCACGGCAGCAAGACGCCGGGAGAGCTCGCGCTCTTGGTCGACGGCACCACGCTGATCACGGGCGACCTCATCCGCGCCCATCGAGCCGGGGCGCTCACCCTGTTGCCGGACGCGAAGCTGGTCGACCGTGCGCGGGCCATCGAGTCGGTGCGCCGACTCGCGGCGCTGGACACCATCGAGGCCGTCCTCGTGGGTGACGGGTGGCCGGTGTTTCGCGACGGGCATCGCGCGCTCTCGGAGCTCGCTCGGTCGCTGACCAACCCGAGCTAG